AGTATCTTCTAATGGTTGTATCAGCAACACCTAGACTTTGTCCTATTTCAGAAGCATTAAAAATTTGCCCATGATAATGGGCCAGCATCATCCAGAATCTCCTGAGAGTTTGAGGAGGGATTTGAATTCCAAGAGCAGGGATGTCTCGCTCTAAAAAAGTACTGATAAAATCTTGACGAAGCTCAAAAGAGACTTTGTCATCTCTGGCCAGAAAAAAACGAGGAAAACCACCGCGTGTCCAAAGCTGTTCCCACTTATCAGAACCAAGAAGTTCCAGTGAAAATCCTCCCAGTTCCATAAAGCTGATTCTTCCTGCAAGTGATTCTGACCCTTGCGAAACGAGGTGACGTGAGGCACTTCCCAAAATAAGATATTTGGTAAAATGCTGCGAGTCTGCAAGCACCCTCAAAACAGGAAAAAGCTCTGGCTTTCGTTGGATTTCATCCATGATGACAAATCCCGTCAACCTTTCCAGGGTCAACATGGGATTCTCCAACTTGTTCAAATCTCTTGGATTCTCAAGATCAAAAAAGTGGATTTTATCGTTGGGATGTTGACTTGCAAATTGATGAGCAAGCGTGGTTTTACCACATTGACGAGGGCCTAGAATAGCCACCACGGGAGAATCCTTAATTTTTTGGTTCAGTATTTGAAGATCTTTTACCCTTTGTATTTCCATAACAGGGATTCTAACATGAAATCTCTTCATTAAACAAAGAAATTTCATGGATAAATTGACAAAAAGCAAGAATATGTCAAAGGTAATGTTATGGGCTCCCGATACATCGACACGGGATCCCCTAATCATGTGGATCAAAATTTTTAATAAATTAAAAATCGGGAACTTTTTCCCTTGTTTGGGAACTCATTGGATGAATGCAAGGATAAAAAATAAAATAAATCATTAGCCTTTTCCCCATTTTTTAAGGGGGGTAAGGGGGTTTAAAATGAACAGTAAAATGAATAAACGAGTGGTTGTTCGTAGGGCTTTTGTAGGAGTGTTGTCCCTTTTGTGGGCCGGCGTCTTACCATATGATTCAGCCCAAGGGGGTGGAACCACGGGACAGGGCGAGAGCCAGATTCAAAGTTCAATGGCTTAGCATCTCGTCAGAACGAATCCAGGTGCGTATCCAACCCAGGCTGATGCAAATCAGCAGATACAAATCATGAGAGCACAGGGAATGGGGTATGGGGAAATCTCGCATCAACTGGGATTCAAACTAGGGCCCGTGGTGAGTGCGTCACATGCCCAGTCACATTCTCAGAACGGCCATTCGAAAAAAGGGAAATAAGCGATTAAGAGGGCGATGAAATTAAACAAATTATTTGATTTCATCGCCCATCGCCTTGAGAACAGAATAATTAATATCATGGGTATGAGAAAACCGTCCATCATAGAGAAGAAAATGGGTGTTGAGTGTGATGGCCGCTTTCGTGGCAATGGCTGCACGTTGTGGATCCATTCCTAAAGTAGGCCTACAATCCGTGGTGTGGATATATCGTAAACCTCCTTCAAGTGTAGAAGAATCAGGATCTTTGCAGTGATGTTTCTCTAAATAATTTGCGCAAGGAATAAAGGGCTCCGACCATTCAAATCCGATATTAACAACGGTTGGCCCTGGCCATTGGGTTATCCCATACTCCATCCAACGCTGAATTTTTTTCTGATCGCCTCCTTTATTCCCCGGCTCACTCACGGGCTCAAACAGAACCCCTTGAGGTCCTACAACTTTAATTAATTCCTGAACATCATTTTCAAACCAGGAGGTGGGTCTTGCAATGATGTCTAAAGAATTGGCGTTAACAGCAATGATTTCAACCAGAATATGCCGCTCGCGAAAAGGTTTAATCCAATCGGCTACGAATTGAGCATCTTTTTTCCCATTAACTTCTATGAGGGTAAAATTGAGCCCATTTTCATTTAAGGCATTTGCTAATTCCGTAGGGTCCACCTGATCCCAATCCCAGGGGAGCGCATATCCGATTAAAAGGTCGTGAGGTCTAGGATGGGCTGCTTTTTCAATTTTGTCTTGACCCGCCCTCCTCAGGGTAAAACTCAGAAAAAAAAAGAAGAATAGGATTATTTTTTGCATTCGATTGATTTTAAAAGATTTTTGCACATTCTACATCTTTATTATTAAAAAATAATCGCCCTCATCTAAATGATGGTAATTCAAATATCTTACTGTATAATCATGTTGTGTGGATGTGTAAGTTAAACGTTCATTTGTTGTGAGTAAAACTAAAAAGGAGATAATATGGGGTTCCAACAAGGTGGTGGGTTTGGTGATCGTCCAAGGGAAAAACACAAGGCGGTTTGTGCAGATTGTAAAAAGGAGTGTGAGGTTCCATTCAAACCCAGTGGAGATCGTCCAGTCTATTGTAGAGATTGCTTTTCAAAGCGCAAGGATAGCGGCCGCTAAAGTTCAAAAATAAACTGTGAGATGAAAAGGGTTTGCAGTCCAGGGTCGACAGCCAAGGGTCGACAGTTTTAAAGGAATTTTTATTTTCTATAGACTGTTGACCGTTGACTGTGGGCTTGTTTTTCATACTTGAATTCCCCAAATGGATTTAACGAGTATTCCAATCCCATCAGTATTTACGAATCCCATAAATTTTAATCGCCTCTAAAATCATATGAATCGCAGAACTTGTGAAAATTGATTGAATCACCATTACCCTGTAAAAACAAGAATCCTATTTATTCCTGTTTTGAATTTAGCCTGTTCTCATAACTTCCCCGCTATTATTTTGGACGGTAAACCTCAGTACCGAAGTTAGGCGTGACCTTCATTCTAGTAGAAAAAATACGAGATTTTTTGCTGCAACAGCCTCTTTTTAAACTTATCTTGTTCATTACAAATGAGTTATGAAATAATTTTTTAGTTGAACATAAGAAAAATTATTATTGGACAAATTTAGTCTGATTTAATAGGATAGGGTTGTGTTAGGAGAGTATTCTTATGCGT
This sequence is a window from Chlamydiota bacterium. Protein-coding genes within it:
- a CDS encoding ATP-binding protein, encoding MEIQRVKDLQILNQKIKDSPVVAILGPRQCGKTTLAHQFASQHPNDKIHFFDLENPRDLNKLENPMLTLERLTGFVIMDEIQRKPELFPVLRVLADSQHFTKYLILGSASRHLVSQGSESLAGRISFMELGGFSLELLGSDKWEQLWTRGGFPRFFLARDDKVSFELRQDFISTFLERDIPALGIQIPPQTLRRFWMMLAHYHGQIFNASEIGQSLGVADTTIRRYLDILSNTFMIRQLQPWLPNVKKRLVKRPKIYFRDSGLFHALLSIENLNDLSNHPKLGASWEGFAIEQIVSFLRLREEEVFFWALHTGAELDLLFFKNGKPFGIEIKYSDTPKVTQSMKSAIEDLTLEHLWVVYPGKDAYPLEEKISSVSIHHLAAITSIL
- a CDS encoding DNA-directed RNA polymerase; translated protein: MGFQQGGGFGDRPREKHKAVCADCKKECEVPFKPSGDRPVYCRDCFSKRKDSGR